A genomic stretch from Veillonellales bacterium includes:
- a CDS encoding DASS family sodium-coupled anion symporter — translation MRNMTALSEPQVQEPFMKRYGLIIGFLMLFAVIALPSPAGLPVAGHRMLGILLFSVIVWMTDSVSYPVSAAIIMTLMAFLLGTSPDTANPQHLIGTSKALSMAIGGFSNTALALVAAALFLAAAMTKTQLDQRIALFVLSKIGARTNQVLAGVILVGFILAFFVPSTTARVACIAPIILGIIAAFGVDRKSKFAGVMMIATAQAAGIWNVGIKTAAAQNMIALGFIEKMLGQDITWLHWFIAAAPYAVVMSFVLYFVLIKIMPPEVDEIAGGKAAIANAMAKLGPMTINEKKLLGISVILLFLWATEKIVHPFDTSSTTIAAITILLMPGIGVMTWKEAQPRIPWGTVILFGVGISLGSALLSTKAATWLAQIIVQIFGLQTMPSLLILAVMAAFLIIVHLGFASATALAAAMIPIIISILQGVETTGINIVGMTMLLQYVVSFGFILPVNSPQSMIAYGTDTFEVRDFIKIGIPLTIIAYILVLVFGATYWKWLGIM, via the coding sequence ATGAGAAATATGACAGCATTAAGTGAACCTCAAGTACAAGAACCTTTTATGAAACGGTATGGCTTGATCATCGGCTTTTTAATGCTCTTTGCTGTTATTGCACTTCCTTCACCGGCAGGATTGCCGGTCGCCGGACACCGCATGTTGGGGATTCTGCTATTTTCTGTAATTGTCTGGATGACTGATTCTGTATCTTATCCGGTTAGTGCAGCGATTATTATGACCCTTATGGCCTTTCTGCTGGGAACCTCCCCGGATACGGCCAATCCGCAGCATCTTATCGGCACCTCAAAGGCTTTAAGTATGGCAATCGGCGGCTTCAGCAACACAGCACTTGCCCTCGTGGCCGCCGCCTTATTTCTTGCCGCCGCCATGACAAAAACACAGCTTGATCAGCGGATTGCCTTGTTTGTATTGTCTAAGATCGGTGCCAGGACCAATCAGGTACTTGCCGGAGTCATACTGGTAGGTTTTATTCTTGCCTTTTTTGTTCCCAGCACGACTGCCCGTGTAGCATGCATAGCTCCTATCATTTTGGGCATCATCGCAGCCTTTGGTGTAGACCGGAAAAGTAAATTTGCCGGTGTCATGATGATTGCTACGGCTCAGGCTGCCGGAATTTGGAATGTCGGGATCAAGACGGCTGCCGCTCAAAATATGATTGCTCTGGGATTTATCGAAAAAATGCTGGGGCAAGACATTACTTGGCTTCATTGGTTTATTGCCGCCGCTCCTTACGCTGTCGTCATGTCTTTTGTCCTTTACTTTGTTCTTATCAAAATTATGCCGCCTGAAGTCGATGAAATTGCCGGCGGCAAAGCGGCCATAGCAAACGCAATGGCTAAACTCGGCCCAATGACAATAAATGAAAAGAAATTGCTGGGGATTTCAGTGATTTTACTCTTTCTCTGGGCAACTGAAAAAATAGTTCATCCCTTTGATACTTCATCCACTACAATTGCTGCTATTACGATTCTGCTCATGCCCGGTATCGGGGTTATGACATGGAAAGAGGCTCAGCCGAGAATTCCGTGGGGCACTGTAATTTTATTCGGGGTAGGCATCAGCTTGGGGTCAGCGCTGCTTTCAACAAAAGCGGCCACATGGCTTGCTCAAATTATTGTACAGATCTTCGGCCTGCAAACAATGCCTTCACTGCTTATTTTAGCGGTTATGGCGGCATTCCTGATTATTGTTCATCTTGGTTTTGCCAGTGCTACTGCCTTGGCAGCAGCCATGATTCCTATTATTATTTCCATACTGCAAGGGGTTGAGACGACAGGTATTAACATAGTTGGGATGACGATGCTGCTTCAGTATGTAGTAAGCTTCGGCTTTATTCTGCCTGTCAACTCGCCGCAAAGCATGATTGCATACGGTACCGATACATTTGAAGTTAGGGATTTCATTAAGATAGGAATTCCCCTCACGATTATCGCTTATATTCTTGTTTTGGTTTTTGGCGCAACCTATTGGAAATGGCTGGGCATTATGTAA
- a CDS encoding TRAP transporter small permease: MFAKLEEKLYVVLKFITFLLMLAMVAIIFSQVIARYAFSNSLSWSEEIGRHIFIWMTFLGAALAVRSRSHVALDLLVKAFPQKLQKVILVFGYLVMIVFAGVLVYAGIKMMTLGARQMSAAVQIPMKYIYIVLPISGILMIFYLLKNLCEDITRG; this comes from the coding sequence GTGTTTGCTAAACTGGAAGAAAAGCTGTATGTTGTTCTAAAATTTATAACATTTCTGTTAATGTTGGCAATGGTGGCCATAATTTTTTCCCAGGTGATAGCGCGGTATGCTTTTAGCAACTCTCTATCCTGGTCGGAAGAAATTGGACGGCATATTTTTATTTGGATGACTTTTTTAGGGGCAGCACTGGCAGTGAGAAGCAGATCCCATGTTGCGCTTGATTTACTGGTAAAGGCTTTTCCACAGAAACTTCAAAAAGTAATACTTGTGTTCGGTTACCTTGTCATGATAGTTTTTGCCGGCGTACTGGTATATGCGGGTATAAAAATGATGACGTTGGGAGCTCGCCAGATGAGTGCGGCTGTGCAGATTCCGATGAAGTATATTTATATTGTTCTGCCAATTAGCGGCATACTGATGATTTTTTATCTGCTGAAAAACCTTTGCGAAGACATTACAAGAGGGTGA
- a CDS encoding glycosyltransferase family 4 protein — MKEKRLVFFSINSFRDFTNVGRDDLVEYFNPGGFFAEVYFLSPYDELGAVQVANGFTVIGLRPEQYRETIRQIAPDVIRTYGGAGAATFALANRIPGVPIAVGVHDTYAPFIHPSLVFADMVICVSRVVAEAVVKIAHVDPARIRILPDYINIHKFSLVDHPVIKPDFMRQIEAKIPQGKCILHIGRKVESKNWDTLVSAVKLLPEEYYCLLIGRGDEQPIYQLAESLGIRDRVFCLPVIKNSDLINWYANCACFCLPSRWEGLGMVFIEAAASGCCIVTADIPPMNEYFTHDKNAYLVKNGENPYELAAGIAKVCSDAVYRRTLGANARLAAKEFAPEKINRQASTIYNELLLKFT; from the coding sequence ATGAAAGAAAAACGTCTGGTATTTTTTTCAATCAATTCTTTTCGGGATTTTACCAATGTCGGCAGAGATGATTTGGTTGAATATTTTAATCCCGGCGGTTTTTTTGCAGAGGTTTATTTTTTGTCTCCCTATGATGAATTAGGGGCAGTGCAAGTCGCAAATGGCTTTACGGTCATCGGATTGCGGCCGGAGCAGTATCGGGAGACAATCAGGCAGATTGCTCCGGACGTAATCAGGACATACGGCGGGGCGGGAGCCGCTACCTTTGCCTTAGCCAACCGTATTCCCGGTGTACCCATCGCAGTGGGGGTACACGATACGTATGCACCATTCATTCACCCAAGTCTGGTGTTTGCCGACATGGTTATTTGTGTTTCCCGGGTGGTAGCCGAGGCTGTTGTCAAGATTGCCCATGTCGATCCGGCCAGAATCAGGATTTTACCGGACTATATTAATATTCATAAGTTTTCGCTTGTGGACCATCCGGTTATAAAACCGGATTTTATGCGTCAGATCGAGGCAAAAATTCCTCAAGGGAAATGTATTTTGCATATCGGCAGAAAAGTGGAGTCAAAGAACTGGGATACGTTAGTTTCCGCCGTGAAATTGCTGCCGGAGGAATATTATTGCCTTTTAATTGGCCGGGGGGATGAACAGCCGATTTACCAGCTGGCGGAATCTCTCGGTATTCGGGACAGGGTATTTTGTCTTCCGGTCATTAAGAATAGTGATTTGATCAACTGGTATGCAAATTGTGCCTGCTTTTGCCTGCCCAGCCGCTGGGAAGGGTTAGGCATGGTTTTTATCGAAGCGGCGGCAAGCGGCTGCTGTATTGTTACTGCCGATATCCCGCCGATGAACGAATATTTTACCCATGACAAAAATGCCTATTTGGTAAAAAATGGGGAGAACCCGTATGAACTGGCTGCCGGAATCGCTAAAGTCTGCTCTGATGCAGTCTATCGCCGAACCCTTGGGGCGAATGCCCGGCTGGCGGCAAAAGAATTTGCACCGGAAAAGATCAACCGGCAGGCGAGTACTATTTATAATGAGTTATTGTTAAAATTCACTTAA
- a CDS encoding TRAP transporter large permease produces the protein MIAVLFITFIVLVFLGVPISFVLGIASLAAMFFAGDYPLQVVIQRMFAGVDSFPLMAIPFFMLAGALMEKGGITSRIINFALSLVGGIRGSLAHVVSITGVIMGGISGSGVADTAAIGTIMVPEMVRRGYHRPFSAALVAAAGSIGLIIPPSIAMIIYGVSSGSSIGDLFVAGFLPGILIALGFMLLSYYVAKKRNYPVEPKMTGIQRWTAFKDSIWALMMPVIIIVGIRMGLFTPTEGGVVAAVYALFVGKFIYKELKWTDFPDIFSSAVNSTAVISFLIATASLFSWLLASEQIPQQITESILSVSDNKYMILFLINILLLIVGMFLDSGPAIILLVPVLVPVAEALGVNLTQFGLLMVINLTIGLLTPPVGTALYVASNISKVSLAGLSREILPFIGIMLVVLMLITYIPGMTAWAIK, from the coding sequence ATGATAGCTGTATTATTCATTACGTTTATAGTCCTTGTGTTTTTAGGGGTGCCTATTTCCTTTGTATTAGGGATTGCTTCCTTGGCAGCTATGTTTTTTGCCGGTGATTATCCATTACAAGTTGTGATTCAGCGTATGTTTGCAGGGGTGGATTCTTTTCCTCTAATGGCAATTCCTTTTTTTATGCTTGCCGGAGCACTGATGGAAAAGGGGGGAATAACAAGCAGGATTATAAACTTTGCGCTATCGCTTGTGGGTGGTATTAGAGGCAGTCTGGCACATGTTGTATCCATAACCGGTGTTATAATGGGAGGAATATCAGGTTCCGGTGTTGCAGACACAGCGGCGATTGGTACAATCATGGTTCCGGAAATGGTTAGACGGGGTTATCATCGGCCATTTTCAGCCGCGCTGGTCGCAGCTGCAGGAAGTATCGGCCTGATTATTCCTCCAAGTATTGCCATGATTATTTACGGCGTTTCTTCCGGCAGCTCAATCGGTGATTTATTTGTGGCGGGATTCCTGCCGGGAATACTTATTGCCCTGGGATTTATGCTTCTTTCATATTACGTTGCCAAAAAACGGAATTACCCCGTCGAACCTAAGATGACCGGGATTCAACGTTGGACTGCTTTCAAGGATTCGATTTGGGCGCTGATGATGCCGGTAATCATCATTGTCGGCATCCGAATGGGATTATTTACGCCGACTGAGGGCGGCGTGGTTGCAGCCGTCTATGCATTATTTGTCGGTAAATTTATTTATAAAGAATTAAAATGGACGGACTTTCCAGATATTTTTTCTTCGGCCGTAAATAGTACTGCGGTAATCAGTTTTCTAATTGCGACGGCATCGTTGTTTAGCTGGTTGTTAGCCAGTGAGCAGATTCCGCAGCAAATCACCGAATCAATTCTGAGTGTTTCAGATAATAAATATATGATTTTATTTCTAATCAATATTCTGCTGTTAATTGTAGGAATGTTTCTGGATAGCGGACCGGCAATTATTCTGCTTGTTCCGGTATTAGTACCTGTTGCCGAAGCGTTAGGCGTAAATCTCACCCAGTTCGGCTTATTGATGGTTATCAATTTAACGATTGGATTGCTAACGCCGCCGGTAGGTACGGCGCTTTATGTAGCCAGCAATATATCCAAAGTATCTTTGGCAGGACTGAGCCGGGAAATTTTACCTTTTATCGGGATAATGCTTGTTGTTTTGATGCTAATAACATATATTCCGGGAATGACTGCTTGGGCAATCAAATAA
- a CDS encoding ShlB/FhaC/HecB family hemolysin secretion/activation protein translates to MKDVMLLLLQGVKKMVLFLGVVLILATVSGARAAERPTAGSVLEETKQSDIKPAPPPGEAKIQVEQALRPPLIGGSAARISVSRFHITGQDIFPEQELLNLLPEPKGKELSLPEIESLGRSITNFFHKNGYIMAGVYVPAQQIKDGVVELAVVVGQYDKIVFRKQVNIADDSLALQLGEVKSGAYIKKDSLERAIWLLGDLAGIEAKATLAPGGKPGTANLYLDILPKGKGVSGDIGADNYGNRFTGKNQLFTDLTVNNLSANGDQLTLNGITTGSGLNSGSIFYQQPLFIAGGYLQAGYSHLYYELGEDYASLNASGIADTGNISYKYTFHRSREANLYGQFGYVQKKLRDSVGGTGTDKSSHAWVVSLNGDSFDAWGGGGNNTYSLAYSYGQHHIDSDSARANDAKTAQTTGTFGKWNMTASRHQYLNEHLSLVTFLSGQLASKNLDSSEKMSLGGAYGVRAYPQGEASGDNALLFNGELHWTVPMKDKKAELLQLVGFIDIGRAVLNKNTWPNSGPNARTLKGAGVGAVWNNPGILTIKAYYAWKLNSSPSTSDTDKNGRLWLIGIRYF, encoded by the coding sequence ATGAAGGACGTGATGTTATTGTTGCTGCAAGGTGTGAAAAAAATGGTATTGTTCCTGGGGGTTGTACTCATTCTGGCTACTGTTTCCGGTGCCCGGGCGGCAGAAAGGCCGACGGCGGGCAGCGTACTTGAGGAGACAAAGCAGTCTGATATCAAGCCGGCCCCACCGCCGGGGGAGGCCAAGATACAGGTAGAACAGGCATTGCGGCCGCCTCTAATAGGGGGTTCGGCTGCCAGGATATCCGTCAGCCGCTTTCATATTACCGGACAGGATATTTTTCCGGAGCAAGAGCTGCTGAACCTGCTGCCCGAGCCAAAAGGAAAAGAGCTAAGCCTGCCTGAGATTGAGTCGCTGGGGCGCTCGATCACAAATTTTTTCCACAAAAACGGTTATATTATGGCCGGTGTTTATGTGCCGGCGCAGCAAATTAAGGACGGCGTTGTAGAACTTGCCGTTGTTGTGGGGCAGTATGACAAAATCGTTTTTCGCAAACAGGTCAATATTGCCGATGATAGTCTGGCGCTGCAGCTGGGGGAAGTAAAGAGCGGCGCTTACATAAAAAAAGACAGTCTGGAACGGGCCATCTGGCTGCTGGGCGATTTGGCCGGTATAGAGGCCAAAGCGACTTTGGCGCCGGGGGGGAAGCCGGGAACCGCCAATCTGTATCTTGATATTTTACCGAAAGGCAAGGGGGTATCCGGTGATATTGGCGCAGACAACTACGGCAACCGCTTTACGGGAAAGAACCAGCTGTTTACCGACTTGACCGTTAATAATCTCAGCGCCAATGGCGACCAGCTCACGCTGAACGGCATCACGACCGGCAGCGGTTTGAACAGCGGCTCGATTTTTTACCAGCAGCCGCTCTTCATTGCCGGCGGTTATTTGCAGGCCGGCTACTCCCATTTATATTATGAACTGGGCGAGGATTATGCCAGCTTGAATGCCAGCGGTATTGCCGATACCGGCAATATTTCCTATAAATATACATTCCATCGCTCCCGGGAAGCCAATCTATACGGCCAATTCGGTTATGTTCAAAAGAAGCTGAGGGACAGCGTCGGCGGTACCGGGACAGATAAGTCAAGCCATGCCTGGGTTGTCAGTCTCAATGGCGACAGCTTTGATGCTTGGGGCGGCGGCGGGAATAATACCTATTCTCTGGCTTATAGTTACGGCCAGCATCATATTGACAGCGATAGCGCCCGGGCAAACGATGCTAAAACCGCCCAAACTACTGGGACCTTCGGCAAGTGGAATATGACTGCCAGCCGGCATCAGTATTTGAATGAACATTTGTCCCTGGTGACTTTTCTCAGCGGACAGCTGGCCAGTAAAAATCTTGATTCATCCGAGAAGATGTCCCTGGGTGGTGCGTATGGTGTTCGCGCCTATCCCCAGGGAGAAGCGTCCGGTGATAACGCATTGCTATTTAACGGAGAACTGCACTGGACTGTGCCGATGAAAGATAAAAAAGCGGAGCTGTTGCAGCTCGTTGGTTTTATTGATATCGGCAGGGCTGTTCTTAACAAGAATACCTGGCCCAATTCCGGGCCTAATGCACGCACCTTGAAGGGCGCAGGCGTCGGTGCCGTTTGGAACAACCCAGGCATACTGACCATCAAGGCATATTATGCCTGGAAGCTCAATAGCTCGCCATCAACTTCCGATACGGATAAAAATGGCCGCTTGTGGCTGATCGGCATTCGTTATTTTTAA
- a CDS encoding LytS/YhcK type 5TM receptor domain-containing protein: MNLDLFLHLSINMSFIALAAYLVGRSKFIIRCAENPSKLPHWLILSLIFSLLSAVGTYSGVPVKGTLANTRLVGIIMSGFMGGPIVGFITGVISACYRYSVGGFTAEICAVATVLGGIFAGLVRKKVGFHCLTWKTGAAVALISEIVQKGMVLTLAKPFEAAWAAERIIALPTTIVSILGAVIFMVIIENIRQEQALYAARAAELSLKIASRTLPYTRQGLNSESAAKTAQIIYELTETDAVAITDQEKVLAYIGLGDDHYKVGSPIGIQATLQALSTGKTVVQNALVVENDSAVKDRLKSGIVAPLSSHGKSIGAVKMFRTGENEISTVDIQIADGLANLLSVQFELAELDQQRNMREKAELRALQAQINPHFLFNTINIIMSFCRTDPATARSLLNHLAVLMQRRFAEQSDFITLANELEEINSYLEIVKRRFGSRLTVEIHLEKAALAVLVPTLSIQPLVENAIQHGLFPKVDQCVLAINISRKEKDVVICISDNGIGITADKMQQILAFSSDGIGLKNVNSRLKSIYGESYGLQIDSKAGEGTRVIVRIPCNEVVSRAV; this comes from the coding sequence ATGAACCTTGATTTATTTTTGCACCTGAGTATCAACATGTCTTTTATTGCTTTGGCTGCTTATCTGGTAGGAAGAAGCAAATTTATCATACGTTGTGCTGAAAATCCGTCCAAACTACCGCATTGGCTTATACTAAGCCTTATTTTTTCTTTATTATCCGCAGTGGGGACATACAGCGGCGTTCCGGTTAAAGGAACGTTAGCCAATACAAGACTTGTCGGCATTATTATGAGCGGGTTTATGGGAGGGCCGATTGTCGGTTTTATTACCGGGGTGATCAGTGCCTGTTACCGCTATTCCGTCGGAGGTTTTACAGCGGAAATATGCGCGGTGGCCACTGTACTGGGCGGGATTTTTGCCGGACTGGTCAGAAAAAAAGTCGGATTTCATTGCCTGACCTGGAAAACGGGTGCTGCAGTTGCTTTGATTTCCGAGATTGTGCAAAAAGGTATGGTGCTGACGTTGGCCAAACCTTTTGAAGCGGCCTGGGCAGCGGAAAGAATCATAGCCTTGCCCACTACGATTGTAAGCATTCTCGGCGCGGTCATTTTTATGGTGATCATCGAGAACATCAGACAAGAGCAAGCCTTGTACGCGGCAAGGGCGGCGGAGTTGTCGTTGAAAATAGCCAGCCGGACGCTGCCCTATACGCGACAGGGACTCAACAGTGAGTCGGCAGCGAAAACGGCGCAAATTATCTACGAATTGACAGAAACCGATGCTGTGGCAATTACGGATCAGGAAAAAGTACTTGCCTATATTGGTCTGGGGGATGATCATTATAAGGTGGGGAGTCCGATTGGGATACAAGCAACGCTGCAGGCCCTTTCTACCGGGAAAACAGTTGTGCAAAACGCTCTCGTAGTTGAGAATGATTCGGCAGTCAAGGATCGGCTGAAATCGGGGATCGTTGCACCCTTATCCTCTCATGGCAAGAGTATCGGTGCTGTCAAGATGTTCCGAACCGGGGAGAATGAAATTTCCACGGTGGATATTCAGATCGCAGACGGATTGGCGAATCTGCTGTCAGTCCAGTTTGAACTGGCTGAACTGGACCAGCAGCGAAACATGAGGGAAAAAGCGGAATTAAGAGCGCTGCAGGCGCAGATCAATCCTCATTTTTTATTTAATACCATCAATATCATTATGTCCTTCTGCCGTACAGATCCCGCTACGGCTCGAAGTCTGCTGAACCATCTGGCTGTTTTGATGCAGCGAAGATTCGCCGAACAAAGTGATTTTATCACTCTGGCTAATGAGCTCGAAGAAATCAATTCTTATCTTGAGATTGTGAAACGCCGCTTTGGCAGTCGGCTGACAGTTGAAATTCACCTGGAAAAAGCGGCGCTTGCTGTCTTGGTGCCGACTTTGTCCATTCAGCCTTTAGTGGAGAATGCGATCCAGCACGGACTTTTTCCCAAAGTGGATCAATGCGTCTTAGCTATCAACATCAGCCGGAAAGAAAAAGACGTTGTGATTTGTATTTCCGATAACGGTATCGGGATTACGGCGGATAAAATGCAGCAGATACTGGCGTTCAGCAGCGACGGTATTGGCTTGAAAAACGTGAATAGCAGGCTGAAAAGCATTTATGGTGAGAGTTATGGACTTCAAATTGACAGTAAAGCAGGGGAAGGTACCAGGGTAATTGTCCGTATTCCCTGTAACGAGGTGGTTTCGCGTGCGGTATAA
- a CDS encoding TRAP transporter substrate-binding protein yields MKKLVSFLLLVFMVFTITGCGGTKKEGPAGGEKKQITLKLGHIQSESDLWQLGAKKFAELVSAKTNGEIVIKIYPNSTIGNDRDMAEGLQMGSVDFALIAGVLGNFEPSLQIMEMPYLFKDEDHLRKVIYGPVGAELLSNLQKSSNIRGLSFWERGPRQLTSNKPINSLDDIKGLKIRVPEIPPMVAAWKAMGANPTPMAWGEVYTALQQNVIEAQENPIPYIQAGKINEVQKYIAITNHKYEYVILAMSNKTWEKLTPEQQKAITEAAEEATQYENKLVQEKTDELFKDLQAKGMKVTTPDTTDWARLAKTTHQEFAEKYGMELYNKIIAAGN; encoded by the coding sequence ATGAAAAAGTTGGTTAGTTTTCTTCTGCTGGTATTTATGGTGTTCACAATTACAGGTTGTGGCGGAACTAAGAAAGAAGGCCCTGCAGGCGGTGAAAAGAAACAAATTACATTAAAACTTGGTCACATTCAAAGCGAGTCTGACTTATGGCAACTGGGAGCAAAGAAATTTGCCGAACTGGTAAGCGCTAAAACCAATGGTGAGATTGTTATAAAAATTTATCCGAATTCTACCATTGGTAATGATCGGGATATGGCTGAGGGGCTGCAAATGGGCTCGGTTGATTTTGCATTGATTGCCGGGGTTCTGGGCAATTTTGAGCCTTCGCTCCAGATTATGGAGATGCCTTATCTTTTTAAGGACGAAGATCATTTGCGTAAGGTAATCTATGGTCCGGTCGGAGCAGAACTGCTGTCCAATTTGCAAAAGAGTTCCAATATCCGCGGTTTGTCTTTCTGGGAAAGGGGACCGCGACAATTGACGTCAAACAAACCGATAAATTCGCTGGACGATATAAAAGGACTTAAAATTCGTGTTCCGGAGATTCCTCCTATGGTAGCCGCATGGAAAGCGATGGGTGCCAATCCTACGCCTATGGCTTGGGGTGAAGTGTATACAGCACTACAACAAAATGTCATAGAAGCTCAAGAAAATCCAATTCCATACATCCAGGCCGGGAAGATAAATGAAGTTCAAAAATATATTGCTATAACAAATCATAAATATGAATATGTCATATTGGCTATGAGCAACAAGACCTGGGAGAAGCTGACGCCGGAACAGCAGAAGGCTATTACGGAAGCAGCTGAAGAAGCCACTCAATACGAGAATAAGCTTGTGCAAGAAAAGACAGACGAGCTATTTAAAGATTTACAGGCCAAAGGGATGAAGGTTACAACCCCTGATACTACAGATTGGGCTCGACTGGCTAAGACTACTCATCAGGAATTCGCCGAAAAATATGGAATGGAACTGTATAATAAAATAATCGCTGCAGGCAATTAA
- a CDS encoding LytTR family DNA-binding domain-containing protein → MRYKAVVVDDEQPICDEIEYLLNQSMDVDVCAKFSNSLAALAFILENPADIIFLDIQMPGLSGLEFGKKLNALPNPPLIVFITAYQEHALEAFGTPAVGYITKPVTEDKLSHVLHKIRNLTAKKISSPDPVSATRICVTAKGKIKPLDRKDIVLVYVIEKDVFVRTKDEEFECPLTMKELEDVLTEPLFLRVHRQYIVNLEQIGEIVPWFRGTYLLRMNDFKSQEVPVSRKRLKRFKQAVGLK, encoded by the coding sequence GTGCGGTATAAAGCAGTTGTTGTCGATGACGAGCAGCCGATCTGCGACGAAATTGAATATTTATTAAATCAGAGCATGGATGTGGATGTTTGCGCCAAATTTTCCAATTCGTTAGCGGCACTTGCGTTTATTCTTGAGAATCCGGCAGATATCATTTTTTTAGATATTCAGATGCCCGGGCTATCCGGACTGGAGTTTGGGAAAAAGCTAAATGCTCTGCCCAACCCGCCGCTTATTGTATTTATTACCGCATATCAGGAGCATGCCCTTGAGGCTTTCGGCACTCCGGCGGTCGGTTATATTACCAAGCCGGTAACCGAAGATAAGCTCAGCCATGTTTTGCATAAAATCCGCAATCTTACGGCAAAAAAGATTTCTTCGCCGGACCCAGTGTCAGCAACGCGGATTTGTGTTACAGCGAAGGGGAAGATTAAGCCGTTGGACCGGAAAGACATTGTGCTGGTCTATGTTATTGAGAAGGATGTTTTTGTTCGCACCAAGGATGAAGAATTCGAATGCCCCTTGACGATGAAAGAACTGGAAGATGTACTGACCGAGCCGCTTTTTCTGCGGGTTCATCGCCAGTATATCGTGAACCTGGAGCAAATAGGGGAAATCGTGCCCTGGTTCCGGGGAACCTATCTGCTGCGAATGAATGACTTTAAATCGCAGGAAGTTCCTGTGAGCCGGAAACGGCTTAAGCGGTTCAAACAAGCTGTTGGTTTAAAATGA